A single region of the Epinephelus fuscoguttatus linkage group LG14, E.fuscoguttatus.final_Chr_v1 genome encodes:
- the LOC125900980 gene encoding glucosamine-6-phosphate isomerase 2 — translation MRLVILDDYDLASEWAAKYIRNRIIQFRPSADRYFTLGLPTGSTPYGCYQKLIEYYRSGDISFKYVKTFNMDEYVGLPRAHPESYHSYMWNNFFKHIDIDPANAHILDGNAEDLESECQAYEQKIAEAGGIELFVGGIGPDGHIAFNEPGSSLVSRTRVKTLAKDTIVANARFFGNDLSKVPTMALTVGVGTVMDAKEVMILITGAHKAFALYKAIEEGVNHMWTVSAFQQHPRTIFVCDEDATLELRVKTVKYFKGLMHVHNKLVDPVLSIKDQ, via the exons ATGAGGCTTGTCATTCTGGACGACTATGACCTGGCCAGTGAGTGGGCAGCAAAATACATCCGCAATAGAATCATCCAGTTCCGGCCCTCCGCTGACAGATACTTCACTCTGGGTTTACCTACAG GGAGTACTCCCTATGGCTGTTACCAGAAGTTGATAGAATACTACAGAAGTGGAGATATTTCATTCAAATATGTGAAGACCTTCAACATGGATGAATATGTTG GTCTACCTCGTGCTCATCCAGAGAGCTATCATTCCTACATGTGGAACAACTTCTTCAAGCACATCGACATCGATCCAGCCAATGCTCACATCCTGGATGGAAACGCAGAGGACCTGGAGTCAGAGTGTCAGGCCTATGAGCAGAAGATCGCAGAGGCTGGAGGAATTGAGCTGTTTGTAGGAG GTATCGGCCCTGATGGTCACATAGCGTTCAATGAGCCAGGTTCCAGCCTTGTCTCCAGAACCAGAGTGAAAACTCTGGCTAAGGATACCATTGTGGCCAACGCTCGTTTCTTTGGCAACGACCTCTCCAAGGTTCCCACCATGGCTCTGACTGTGGGAGTCGGAACTGTCATGGATGCCAAAGAG GTGATGATTCTGATCACAGGAGCACACAAAGCCTTTGCTCTGTATAAAGCCATAGAGGAGGGAGTGAACCACATGTGGACTGTATCAGCATTCCAGCAGCACCCGCGCACCATCTTTGTCTGCGATGAAGACGCCACCCTGGAGCTACGGGTCAAAACAGTCAAATACTTCAAAG
- the LOC125901001 gene encoding cytochrome c oxidase subunit 8B, mitochondrial: MPGLLRTIASRVAPVLRGHTVAQRANLYTAPAKEKVGAVESTVALGFFSLAILGPSGWILAHLEDYKKKDE, translated from the exons ATGCCGGGGCTCCTGAGAACCATCGCCAGCCGTGTTGCCCCTGTCCTGCGGGGACACACCGTTGCCCAGAGGGCTAACCTCTACACCGCCCCAGCCAAGGAGAAGGTCGGCGCAGTG GAATCTACCGTTGCTCTCGGCTTTTTCTCCCTGGCCATCCTGGGACCATCTGGATGGATCCTGGCCCACTTAGAGGACTACAAGAAGAAGGATGAATAA
- the rrh gene encoding visual pigment-like receptor peropsin has translation MGIDSGVNVSNDVVPYGGESAFTQLEHNIVAGYLITAGVISLASNIVVLLMFAKFKELRTATNFIIINLAFTDIGVAGIGYPMSAASDIHGSWKFGYTGCQIYAALNIFFGMASIGLLTVVAIDRYLTICRPDIGQKMTMRSYNLLIVAAWLNAVFWSSMPIVGWAGYAPDPTGATCTINWRQNDASFISYTMAVIAVNFVLPLSVMFYCYYNVSVTVKRYKASNCLDSINIDWSDQMDVTKMSIVMIVMFLVAWSPYSLVCLWASFGDPKTIPAPMAIIAPLFAKSSTFYNPCIYVIANKKFRRAIIGMIRCQTRQRITINTQVPMTTSQQPLTQ, from the exons ATGGGGATTGACTCTGGAGTCAATGTTTCAAATGATGTTGTACCTTATGGAGGGGAAAGTGCCTTTACCCAACTGGAGCACAACATAGTGGCTGGATATCTAATTACTGCAG gTGTCATAAGTTTAGCAAGCAACATTGTGGTGCTGCTAATGTTTGCAAAGTTTAAGGAGCTGCGTACTGCCACCAACTTTATCATCATAAACCTGGCTTTTACTGACATTGGAGTGGCTGGGATCGGCTATCCCATGTCAGCTGCCTCAGACATTCACGGTAGCTGGAAATTTGGCTACACTGGTTGTCAG aTCTATGCAGCTCTAAATATCTTCTTTGGCATGGCCAGTATCGGCCTGCTGACTGTGGTGGCCATCGACCGCTACCTCACCATCTGCAGACCAGACATAG GGCAGAAAATGACAATGCGATCATACAACCTTCTTATTGTGGCAGCATGGCTGAATGCTGTGTTCTGGTCCTCCATGCCTATAGTGGGCTGGGCTGGTTATGCCCCTGACCCCACTGGAGCTACATGTACCATCAACTGGAGGCAAAATGATGC ctcctTCATCTCTTACACTATGGCTGTGATTGCTGTGAACTTTGTGTTGCCTCTGTCCGTCATGTTTTACTGCTACTACAACGTGTCAGTCACTGTAAAGAGATACAAAGCCAGCAACTGCCTGGACAGCATCAACATCGACTGGTCAGATCAGATGGATGTCACCAAG ATGTCCATAGTAATGATCGTCATGTTCCTGGTGGCCTGGTCTCCATACTCCTTGGTTTGTCTCTGGGCATCATTTGGTGACCCCAAAACCATCCCTGCCCCCATGGCTATCATCGCTCCACTCTTTGCCAAGTCCTCCACCTTTTACAACCCCTGCATTTATGTTATTGCCAACAAAAA GTTCAGAAGAGCCATCATAGGGATGATCCGATGTCAAACCAGGCAGCGAATCACCATCAATACCCAGGTTCCCATGACAACCTCCCAACAACCCCTGACCCAGTGA